The Merismopedia glauca CCAP 1448/3 genome segment CCTATAGTGCCCCAGCTAGCCCCAGAAGCAGCCGTTCGTAACTCTACTTGCAGGGGGGCATCTGTCACTACATAATCGCTTAAATGCAGCCCTAACGTGGCTCTAGCCGCATCTGCTACTTGCAGGTGACGGAGTTTGATTTCTGGCTCAATGGCGCTATCAAAAACTATCCCCACCCGATTTTGACGCACGGGTGCTAAACCCCAATCACCCGCCGCAAACTTATCTAGGGCGTAACCCTCGACATACAAAGCATTAGGTAGATTCCAGTAGAGATTTGCTCCATTGAGGACATTGGGGTGAGTAATGAGGCGATCGCTAGCCTGGGCTATAGCTCTCGCCACAGGAAGCGCGTCACCCGCATAACCCCCAATTTCGGCTCCCACTCCGGTAGGAATAATCAGAACAGTCGTGTAAGGGCGATCGCTCACTGCGCTGCTGCTTCCAGAGTCACAATTGCTTCTACTGAGGCTGTTTGTTGCTCAATATCAACATTAGTTACCGCCCAGCGCAAGGGTTCGCCATGTTTTTCTAGCTCTTTAATAATCTCTTTTTGCAACTCAATCGGTGAGCTTTGTAAATCGATTTCTGCACTGATAAAGTGGGTAGTCATAATTAACTCCTAAGCTTTTTGAAATTGACCAAATTGCAGTTCGTAGAGTTCGTCTTCTTTTTCCGTTTCAATTTTCAAGTTAGAACGAGGATAAGATACGCATAGCAAAGCATATCCCTGTTCTCGTAATTCTGGGCTAACTCCCATCCCATCACTTTGATCTACTTCTCCT includes the following:
- a CDS encoding 2Fe-2S iron-sulfur cluster-binding protein; the encoded protein is MLQTYTVEFYHQGQIQTLEVPEDRVILKAAYAAGIDLPSSCNAGVCTTCAARILEGEVDQSDGMGVSPELREQGYALLCVSYPRSNLKIETEKEDELYELQFGQFQKA